A window from Heteronotia binoei isolate CCM8104 ecotype False Entrance Well chromosome 15, APGP_CSIRO_Hbin_v1, whole genome shotgun sequence encodes these proteins:
- the LOC132583442 gene encoding olfactory receptor 4D9-like, with product MYFLLGNLAFTDLSKSTVTMPKMLWDLTFQHKVISFNGCMTQIFFFHFTAGAVLFLLTAMALDRYIAIHKPLQYFTVMNPGMCVGLVAGAWVGGFVHSLVQIVLIVRLPFCGPNILDNYYCDVPQVIKLACTDTFLIELLMFSNSGLLTILVFIALVVSYTIILIKIRVHVTEGKTKALSTCGAQITMICIHIIPSILIYARPFQKYSEEKGLSTLFTVIAPMLNPMIYTLRNTEMKNAIKRLFKRNVLSEGN from the coding sequence ATGTACTTTCTGCTGGGGAATCTGGCCTTCACAGATCTCAGCAAGTCAACAGTCACTATGCCAAAGATGCTCTGGGACCTCACCTTCCAACACAAGGTTATTTCTTTTAATGGGTGCATGACACAGATTTTCTTCTTTCACTTCACTGCAGGTGCTGTGTTATTTCTTCTCACAGCAATGGCGTTGGACCGATATATTGCTATCCATAAACCACTTCAGTATTTCACTGTAATGAACCCTGGAATGTGTGTAGGACTTGTGGCAGGAGCATGGGTGGGTGGTTTTGTTCACTCTCTTGTCCAGATAGTGCTAATAGTAAGATTACCATTCTGTGGACCCAACATTTTGGACAACTACTACTGTGATGTGCCTCAAGTTATCAAGCTAGCCTGCACTGACACATTTCTTATAGAACTGCTAATGTTCTCCAACAGTGGGCTTCTCACCATCCTTGTTTTCATTGCATTGGTTGTGTCGTATACTATCATCTTAATCAAAATAAGAGTACATGTCACAGAAGGAAAAACAAAAGCTCTTTCCACTTGTGGGGCTCAGATAACAATGATATGCATCCATATTATCCCCTCCATCTTGATCTATGCTCGTCCTTTCCAGAAATATTCAGAGGAAAAGGGGCTTTCCACACTCTTCACAGTCATTGCACCAATGTTGAATCCCATGATCTATACATTGAGAAACACTGAGATGAAGAATGCAATTAAGAGATTATTTAAAAGAAATGTACTTTCAGAGGGAAATTAA